One genomic region from Electrophorus electricus isolate fEleEle1 chromosome 25, fEleEle1.pri, whole genome shotgun sequence encodes:
- the tmsb4x gene encoding thymosin beta-4, whose amino-acid sequence MSDKPNLEEVTSFDKSKLKKTETQEKNPLPSKETIEQEKQAGSS is encoded by the exons ATGTCTGACAAACCCAACCTGGAAGAAGTCACCAGCTTTGACAAAAGCAAGCTGAAGAAGACGGAAACTCAGGAGAAAAATCCACTGCCCTCAAAAGAGA CCATTGAACAGGAGAAACAGGCAGGCTCATCATGA